Proteins encoded together in one Fimbriiglobus ruber window:
- a CDS encoding LON peptidase substrate-binding domain-containing protein, with translation MTDDQSALARFGGTARLLPLPNLVLFPQVIQGLHIFEPRYRQMTGDALADDQLIAMVLLKKGWESDYDNRPAIESVGCLGRITHHDMLPDGRYNLRLRGLVRIRFTEELSTDKLYRVARADMIPDVVPADLGKLTDLRRHLARVVLPRFEAEAATLQHLRNLFDGETPLGPLCDMLAYALPIDLELKQQLLEEPHVHTRAEILVHALRINQPTVDRKFPPDFSEN, from the coding sequence TCGGCGGCACCGCCCGGCTGCTCCCGCTCCCGAATCTGGTCCTGTTCCCTCAGGTGATCCAGGGGCTGCACATCTTCGAACCTCGGTACCGGCAAATGACCGGCGACGCTCTGGCCGACGACCAGCTGATCGCGATGGTGCTTCTCAAGAAGGGCTGGGAATCGGATTACGACAACCGCCCCGCCATCGAATCGGTCGGGTGCCTGGGGCGGATCACGCACCACGATATGCTCCCGGACGGGCGGTACAACCTCCGGCTCCGCGGGCTCGTCCGAATCCGCTTCACTGAAGAACTCTCGACCGACAAACTCTACCGCGTCGCGCGGGCGGACATGATCCCGGACGTGGTGCCGGCCGATCTGGGGAAGTTGACCGACCTCCGCCGACACCTCGCGCGGGTCGTCCTGCCGCGGTTCGAGGCCGAAGCCGCCACGCTCCAACACCTGCGTAACCTGTTCGACGGGGAGACGCCCCTCGGCCCGCTCTGCGATATGCTCGCTTACGCCTTGCCGATCGACCTGGAACTCAAACAACAACTCCTAGAAGAGCCGCACGTTCACACCCGGGCCGAAATCCTGGTTCACGCGCTGCGGATCAACCAACCCACGGTCGACCGGAAGTTCCCGCCGGATTTCAGCGAGAACTGA